From one Streptomyces sp. R41 genomic stretch:
- a CDS encoding SDR family oxidoreductase, whose protein sequence is MTTTLITGANKGLGFETARQLIAAGHTVYVGSRDPERGRRAAEQLGARLIVLDVTDDASVAAAAKTIEADGGLDVLINNAGVEQRGEGNTVVGAADVTAEMMREVFETNVFGVVRVTHAFLPLLQRSAAPVVVNVSSGLGSMAHVTDPAAPAYGYPGVAYPASKTTVNMITVQYAKAFPAMRINAVEPGYTATDLNGRTGTQTVEEGAEIIVRMAQIGPDGPTGGYFDAAGSLPW, encoded by the coding sequence ATGACTACGACACTGATCACCGGAGCGAACAAGGGTCTCGGCTTCGAGACCGCACGCCAACTCATCGCGGCGGGCCACACCGTCTACGTGGGCAGCCGGGACCCGGAGCGCGGGCGCAGGGCCGCCGAGCAGCTGGGGGCGCGGCTGATCGTCCTCGACGTCACGGACGACGCGTCCGTCGCCGCCGCGGCGAAGACCATCGAGGCCGACGGTGGCCTTGATGTGCTGATCAACAACGCCGGCGTCGAACAGCGCGGCGAAGGGAACACCGTGGTCGGCGCGGCGGACGTGACCGCCGAGATGATGCGGGAGGTGTTCGAGACGAACGTCTTCGGCGTCGTCCGCGTCACCCACGCGTTCCTGCCCCTGCTGCAGCGGTCCGCCGCCCCGGTCGTGGTGAACGTGAGCAGCGGCCTGGGCTCGATGGCCCACGTCACCGACCCCGCCGCCCCGGCGTACGGCTACCCGGGCGTCGCCTATCCGGCGTCGAAGACCACGGTCAACATGATCACCGTGCAGTACGCGAAGGCGTTCCCGGCCATGCGGATCAACGCGGTCGAGCCTGGTTACACCGCGACCGACCTGAACGGCCGCACGGGCACCCAGACCGTCGAGGAGGGCGCCGAGATCATCGTCCGTATGGCGCAGATCGGCCCGGACGGACCCACAGGAGGCTATTTCGACGCCGCCGGATCACTCCCTTGGTGA
- a CDS encoding alpha-ketoglutarate-dependent dioxygenase AlkB: MAMHLQGSLFDQTDELHLSPLNGMRRTALGDGAWIDLLPGWLGGADALFARLATEVPWRAERRQMYEHVVDVPRLLAYYRAGDPLPHPILDEARDALSAHYAAELGEPFTTAGLCYYRDGRDSVAWHGDRIGRGAREDTMVAILSVGAPRDLLLRPRRGGDTVRHPLGHGDLIVMGGSCQRTWEHAIPKSARAAGPRISIQFRPHGVN; encoded by the coding sequence ATGGCCATGCACCTCCAGGGCTCGCTCTTCGACCAGACCGACGAGCTCCATCTCAGTCCGCTGAACGGGATGCGCCGCACCGCCCTGGGCGACGGGGCCTGGATCGACCTGCTGCCCGGGTGGCTCGGTGGGGCCGACGCGCTCTTCGCCCGGCTCGCGACCGAGGTGCCGTGGCGGGCGGAGCGGCGGCAGATGTACGAGCACGTGGTGGACGTACCGCGGCTGCTCGCCTATTACCGCGCCGGCGATCCGCTGCCGCATCCGATCCTGGACGAGGCCCGGGACGCGTTGTCCGCGCACTACGCCGCCGAGCTCGGCGAACCGTTCACCACGGCAGGGCTCTGCTACTACCGGGACGGCCGGGACAGCGTGGCCTGGCACGGGGACCGGATCGGCCGGGGCGCGCGCGAGGACACCATGGTCGCCATCCTGTCGGTCGGCGCCCCGCGCGATCTGCTGCTGCGCCCGCGCCGGGGCGGCGACACCGTGCGGCACCCCCTCGGGCACGGCGACCTGATCGTGATGGGTGGCTCCTGCCAGCGCACCTGGGAGCACGCCATCCCCAAGTCGGCGCGGGCGGCGGGACCGCGGATCAGCATCCAGTTCCGTCCGCACGGGGTGAACTGA
- a CDS encoding TetR family transcriptional regulator, protein MSTVTSPPPGLTASPAAPARRDAEATKAAILRAARHLLARHAHADITLKAVADRAGVSAPLILKYFGNKDALFARVMSFESDAEALLEAPVEHLGRHMVRHLLEGQTQRGADPILRIVFAPIQGEQGDILRANFRTQVSDRLAERLSGPDAGLRAELAVSTLLGLGVMYGIARGTRLRATAIEDIVDRYAPTVQAQLTP, encoded by the coding sequence ATGAGCACCGTGACCAGCCCGCCCCCCGGTCTCACGGCATCCCCTGCCGCCCCGGCGCGCCGTGACGCCGAGGCGACGAAGGCCGCCATCCTGCGCGCGGCACGCCATCTGCTGGCCCGGCACGCCCACGCGGACATCACGCTCAAGGCGGTCGCCGACCGGGCAGGGGTGAGCGCGCCGCTGATCCTGAAGTACTTCGGCAACAAGGACGCGCTGTTCGCGCGGGTCATGTCCTTCGAGTCCGATGCCGAGGCCCTGCTGGAGGCGCCTGTGGAGCACCTCGGTCGTCATATGGTCCGCCATCTGCTGGAGGGCCAGACCCAGCGCGGCGCGGATCCCATCCTGCGGATCGTCTTCGCCCCGATCCAGGGCGAGCAGGGCGACATATTGCGCGCCAACTTCCGCACCCAGGTCAGCGACCGCCTCGCCGAGCGCCTCAGCGGTCCCGACGCGGGCCTGCGCGCCGAACTCGCCGTGAGCACGCTGCTCGGCCTCGGCGTGATGTACGGCATCGCCCGCGGCACCCGCCTGCGCGCCACCGCGATCGAGGACATCGTCGACCGCTATGCCCCGACGGTGCAGGCCCAGCTCACGCCGTGA
- a CDS encoding MFS transporter, which produces MAALRDRLAVPVLAFGGILMAVMQTVVVPLLPDLPRLTGASASAVSWMVTATLLSGAVLTPVLGRAGDMYGKRRVLLMALGLMTVGSLLCALTSDIGVLIAARALQGAAAAVVPLSISILRDELPPERTGSAVALMSSTVGIGAALGLPLAALVVQYANWHVMFWATTALGAVGLALAWWAVRESPVREPGRFDTLGAVGLAAGLICLLLGVSQGGTWGWGSPRILCLFVACVLIMTLWWIQQRRTERPLVDLKLAARPRVALPHIAALLTGFAFYGNSLVTAQLVQAPKETGYGLGLSIVATGLCLLPGGVTMLFLSPVSARISAARGPRVTLALGTAIIALGYVIRIMDSRDLWLIILGATVCAIGTTLAYSALPTLILRAVPAGQTASANGVNVLMRTIGQAVCSAAVAAVLVHHTSLVGGAPLPTLHGYLLAFAMAGTVALVACAAALSIPADPASRATRRTRGRTGAPRDEALEGA; this is translated from the coding sequence ATGGCGGCCCTGCGCGACCGGCTGGCGGTCCCTGTCCTGGCATTCGGCGGGATCCTCATGGCCGTCATGCAGACCGTGGTGGTGCCGCTGCTGCCCGACCTGCCACGCCTGACGGGCGCCTCGGCGAGCGCGGTCTCCTGGATGGTGACGGCGACGCTGCTGTCCGGAGCTGTGCTGACCCCCGTGCTGGGCCGCGCGGGAGACATGTACGGCAAGCGGCGCGTGCTGCTGATGGCTCTCGGGCTGATGACGGTGGGGTCGCTCCTGTGTGCCCTCACGTCGGACATCGGCGTGCTCATCGCGGCGCGTGCCCTGCAGGGCGCGGCGGCCGCCGTCGTGCCGCTGTCGATCAGCATCCTGCGGGACGAACTGCCGCCGGAGCGCACGGGTTCCGCCGTGGCGCTGATGAGCTCCACCGTGGGAATCGGCGCCGCCCTCGGCCTGCCGCTCGCCGCGCTGGTCGTCCAGTACGCCAACTGGCACGTCATGTTCTGGGCGACGACGGCGCTCGGTGCCGTCGGCCTCGCGCTGGCGTGGTGGGCGGTGCGCGAGTCGCCCGTGCGCGAGCCCGGCCGCTTCGACACGCTGGGCGCGGTGGGCCTGGCGGCGGGGCTCATATGCCTGCTGCTGGGGGTGTCGCAGGGCGGCACCTGGGGCTGGGGCAGCCCCAGGATCCTCTGCCTGTTCGTGGCCTGCGTGCTCATCATGACCCTGTGGTGGATACAGCAACGCCGTACCGAACGGCCGCTGGTCGACCTGAAGTTGGCCGCCCGCCCGCGGGTCGCCCTGCCGCATATCGCCGCGCTCCTGACGGGCTTCGCCTTCTACGGGAACTCCCTGGTGACGGCGCAGCTGGTGCAGGCGCCGAAGGAGACCGGCTACGGGCTCGGGCTGTCCATCGTGGCGACCGGCCTGTGTCTGCTGCCTGGCGGCGTCACCATGCTGTTCCTGTCGCCGGTCTCCGCGCGCATCTCGGCCGCCCGCGGCCCCCGCGTGACGCTGGCCCTCGGGACCGCGATCATCGCCCTCGGCTATGTCATACGCATCATGGACAGCCGCGACCTGTGGCTGATCATCCTGGGCGCCACGGTCTGCGCGATCGGCACGACCCTCGCCTACTCCGCCCTGCCCACCCTGATCCTGCGTGCCGTGCCCGCGGGGCAGACCGCGTCCGCCAATGGCGTCAACGTCCTGATGCGGACCATCGGGCAGGCCGTGTGCAGCGCCGCCGTGGCCGCCGTACTGGTCCACCACACGAGCCTCGTCGGCGGCGCCCCGCTGCCCACGCTGCACGGCTATCTGCTGGCCTTCGCCATGGCGGGTACGGTCGCACTGGTGGCCTGCGCCGCCGCACTCTCCATACCCGCCGACCCCGCCTCGCGCGCCACCCGACGGACCCGCGGCCGCACCGGAGCTCCCCGCGACGAGGCCCTCGAAGGAGCATGA
- a CDS encoding tyrosinase cofactor yields the protein MPELTRRRALGAAAALVAVAGTQTVTAPSVSAAPGVSAGEHHHGGPEAFDEVYRGRRIEGRPAGGGGHHHGAGYAVFVDGAELHVMQNADGSWISVVSHYAPVPTPRAAARAAVVELQGAPLVPFNFNAN from the coding sequence ATGCCGGAACTCACTCGTCGCCGCGCCCTCGGGGCCGCGGCCGCACTGGTCGCCGTGGCCGGTACCCAGACCGTCACCGCACCCTCTGTGTCCGCCGCACCGGGGGTGTCGGCCGGCGAACACCACCACGGCGGGCCTGAAGCCTTCGACGAGGTCTACCGGGGCCGCCGCATAGAAGGCCGCCCCGCCGGCGGAGGCGGTCATCACCACGGCGCCGGCTACGCCGTGTTCGTCGACGGCGCGGAGCTGCACGTGATGCAGAACGCCGACGGCAGCTGGATCAGCGTCGTCAGCCACTACGCCCCCGTGCCCACCCCGCGCGCCGCCGCCCGCGCCGCGGTCGTCGAGCTGCAAGGGGCCCCGCTCGTCCCCTTCAACTTCAACGCCAACTGA
- a CDS encoding tyrosinase family protein: protein MTVRKNQASLTADERRRFVDALVQLKRSGRYDAFVTTHNAFIMGDTDNGERTGHRSPSFLPWHRRFLIEFEQALQSVDSSVALPYWDWSTDRSTRSSLWAPDFLGGTGRSLDGRVMDGPFAASSGNWPINVRVDSRTYLRRSLGSSVRELPTRAEVESVLALATYDMAPWNSASDGFRNHLEGWRGVNLHNRVHVWVGGQMATGVSPNDPVFWLHHAYIDKLWADWQRRHPDSGYLPTAGTPDVVDLDETMKPWNDVRPADLLDHTAYYTFDAA from the coding sequence ATGACCGTACGCAAGAACCAGGCGAGCCTGACCGCCGACGAGAGGCGGCGTTTCGTCGACGCGCTCGTGCAGCTCAAGCGCAGTGGCCGCTACGACGCCTTCGTCACGACGCACAACGCCTTCATCATGGGTGACACGGACAACGGCGAGCGAACGGGCCACCGTTCACCGTCGTTCCTGCCCTGGCACCGCAGATTCCTCATCGAGTTCGAGCAGGCACTGCAGTCCGTCGACTCCTCCGTCGCGCTGCCGTACTGGGACTGGAGCACCGACCGCTCGACGCGCTCGTCGCTCTGGGCGCCCGACTTCCTCGGCGGCACCGGGCGCAGCCTGGACGGCCGGGTGATGGACGGCCCGTTCGCGGCCTCGTCGGGCAACTGGCCGATCAACGTGCGCGTGGACAGCCGTACGTACCTGCGCAGATCGCTCGGCAGCAGCGTCCGCGAGCTGCCGACCCGCGCCGAGGTGGAGTCCGTGCTCGCCCTGGCGACGTACGACATGGCGCCGTGGAACAGCGCCTCGGACGGCTTCCGCAATCACCTCGAGGGCTGGCGCGGCGTCAATCTGCACAACCGGGTCCACGTCTGGGTCGGCGGTCAGATGGCCACCGGCGTCTCCCCCAACGACCCCGTCTTCTGGCTGCACCACGCCTACATAGACAAGCTGTGGGCCGACTGGCAGCGCCGCCACCCCGACTCGGGCTATCTGCCGACGGCCGGTACCCCCGACGTCGTCGACCTCGACGAGACGATGAAGCCCTGGAACGACGTACGGCCGGCGGATCTGCTGGATCACACCGCGTACTACACGTTCGACGCCGCCTGA
- a CDS encoding ribonuclease H, whose product MIGAMPERVVAACDGASKGNPGPAGWAWVIADGAETPTRWEAGPLGTATNNVAELTALERLLTAIAPDVPLEIRMDSQYAMKAVTTWLPGWKRKGWKTAAGKPVANQELVARIDELLDGRTVEFRYVPAHQVDGDRLNDFADRAASQAATVQQPAGSDLGSPEPPSSPDTPAPARRRTSAKTPRQGTSTRTIKAKFPGRCVCGRSYAAGEPIAKNDQGWGHPECRTAETSNA is encoded by the coding sequence ATGATCGGGGCCATGCCTGAACGCGTTGTGGCCGCCTGTGACGGGGCTTCGAAAGGAAACCCGGGACCCGCCGGATGGGCCTGGGTCATCGCCGACGGGGCGGAGACCCCCACCCGCTGGGAGGCCGGCCCGCTGGGCACGGCGACCAACAACGTCGCCGAACTCACCGCGCTGGAACGGCTGTTGACGGCGATCGCGCCGGACGTGCCGCTGGAGATCCGGATGGACTCCCAGTACGCGATGAAGGCCGTCACGACCTGGCTGCCCGGCTGGAAGCGCAAGGGCTGGAAGACGGCCGCCGGAAAGCCCGTCGCCAACCAGGAGCTGGTCGCCCGCATCGACGAGCTCCTCGACGGCCGCACCGTGGAGTTCCGCTACGTTCCCGCGCACCAGGTGGACGGCGACCGCCTCAACGACTTCGCCGACCGCGCCGCGAGCCAGGCGGCCACCGTCCAGCAGCCCGCGGGCAGCGACCTCGGTTCTCCGGAGCCGCCGTCCTCGCCGGACACCCCGGCGCCCGCCCGCCGCCGCACCTCCGCGAAGACGCCCCGACAAGGCACGTCGACCCGCACGATCAAGGCCAAGTTCCCTGGTCGCTGCGTCTGCGGCCGCTCCTACGCCGCGGGCGAGCCCATCGCCAAGAACGACCAGGGGTGGGGGCACCCGGAGTGCCGTACCGCAGAGACGAGCAACGCGTAG
- a CDS encoding ArsR/SmtB family transcription factor, whose protein sequence is MLRIHFTSHDLQNIRVARQPDPLWELICSVCRLETGQGPLDFGHWRRAAHDRLSKDELAGRALRPLRALIPAAGYIPDFLTPPVTGGGLSAGLDQLRRTPRARLVRELTRLAESRPVPNWTTSLGRPGSDALESLAGALGIYFRALLEPYWPHIRTAVGNDVDLRSRALLDGGTRALLDGLRPLARWRAPVLEVDYPTERDLHLEGRGLLLVPSFFCWRRPTALADPGLDPVLVYPVEKAPLAVAHGTDDGVERLLGRTRAAVLTQVASRTARTTSEVALAVGIAMPSASYQIGVLRDGGLVTSHRDGKYVLHVATPLGLRLLGAGSFSGVR, encoded by the coding sequence ATGCTTCGCATTCACTTCACCTCGCACGATCTGCAGAACATTCGCGTGGCCCGGCAACCCGACCCGCTGTGGGAACTGATCTGCAGCGTCTGCCGGTTGGAAACCGGGCAGGGACCCCTCGACTTCGGGCACTGGCGGCGCGCGGCCCACGACCGACTGTCCAAGGACGAGCTCGCGGGCCGCGCGTTACGCCCGCTGCGGGCACTGATCCCCGCGGCCGGCTACATCCCGGACTTCCTCACACCGCCCGTGACGGGCGGCGGCCTGTCGGCCGGCCTCGACCAGCTGCGGCGCACTCCCCGCGCACGGCTGGTCCGGGAGCTGACGCGGCTGGCCGAGTCGCGCCCCGTGCCGAACTGGACGACCTCGCTGGGCCGGCCCGGCAGCGACGCGCTCGAGTCCCTGGCGGGCGCCCTCGGGATCTACTTCCGCGCCCTGCTGGAACCGTACTGGCCGCACATCCGCACGGCGGTCGGCAACGATGTCGACCTGCGCTCCCGCGCCCTCCTCGACGGCGGCACCCGGGCGCTCCTCGACGGCCTGCGCCCGCTGGCCCGCTGGAGAGCCCCCGTGCTCGAAGTGGATTACCCCACCGAGCGCGACCTGCACCTGGAAGGCCGCGGCCTGCTCCTCGTCCCGTCGTTCTTCTGCTGGCGCCGGCCGACCGCGCTGGCGGACCCCGGCCTCGATCCGGTGCTCGTCTACCCGGTCGAGAAGGCGCCCCTCGCCGTCGCGCACGGCACGGACGACGGCGTCGAACGTCTACTGGGCCGCACCAGGGCCGCCGTACTGACGCAGGTGGCGAGCCGCACCGCCCGCACCACCTCCGAAGTCGCCCTGGCCGTGGGGATCGCGATGCCCAGCGCCAGCTACCAGATCGGCGTCCTGCGCGACGGGGGACTCGTCACCAGCCACCGCGACGGCAAGTACGTCCTGCACGTGGCCACTCCTCTGGGCCTGCGACTCCTGGGCGCGGGCAGTTTCTCCGGGGTCCGGTGA
- a CDS encoding VOC family protein, translating into MAVQPEGTPCWADAMFSDVEGAKSFYGDVLGWTFGESSSEYGNYTQAYANGKAVAAVVPPMTGQEGQSAWCLYFASPDAAATATKIKDNGGEVLMEPMQVGDFGTMALARDPSGAVFGVWQAGTHEGFEATAVPGAYAWAEVFTREPEKSDAFFPAVFPFSAKQIEDDAVDFRIFSLGDDAVLGRMKMTDDFPLEVPPYVNVYFTVDNCDAAVAKATERGGILRFGPMDSPFGRFAALSDPQGASFSVIDMTAAQGDMPKMTDVS; encoded by the coding sequence ATGGCCGTACAGCCTGAAGGAACGCCCTGTTGGGCGGACGCGATGTTCAGCGATGTCGAGGGGGCCAAGAGTTTCTACGGTGACGTACTGGGCTGGACTTTCGGCGAATCGTCCTCCGAGTACGGCAACTACACACAGGCGTACGCGAACGGCAAGGCGGTGGCCGCCGTCGTCCCGCCGATGACCGGGCAGGAAGGCCAGTCCGCCTGGTGCCTGTACTTCGCCTCGCCCGACGCCGCGGCGACCGCCACGAAGATCAAGGACAACGGCGGTGAGGTGCTGATGGAGCCGATGCAGGTCGGCGATTTCGGCACCATGGCGCTGGCCCGCGACCCCAGCGGCGCCGTCTTCGGCGTCTGGCAGGCGGGCACGCACGAGGGCTTCGAGGCGACGGCCGTGCCCGGCGCGTACGCCTGGGCCGAGGTCTTCACCCGCGAGCCCGAGAAGTCCGACGCGTTCTTCCCCGCAGTCTTTCCGTTCAGCGCCAAGCAGATCGAGGACGATGCCGTCGACTTCCGGATCTTCAGCCTGGGAGACGACGCGGTCCTGGGCCGGATGAAGATGACGGACGACTTCCCGCTCGAGGTACCGCCGTACGTCAACGTGTACTTCACCGTCGACAACTGCGACGCGGCGGTGGCGAAGGCGACGGAGCGCGGCGGCATCCTGCGCTTCGGGCCCATGGACAGCCCGTTCGGCAGGTTCGCGGCACTGAGCGACCCGCAGGGCGCGTCGTTCTCCGTCATCGACATGACGGCGGCCCAGGGGGACATGCCCAAGATGACCGACGTGTCCTGA
- a CDS encoding zinc-binding alcohol dehydrogenase family protein has protein sequence MRAWEVARPGPIGGDPLRFVEKPVPTPGSDELLVHVRACGVCRTDLHVAEGDLPVHRPGVTPGHEVVGVVAGTGDDVSGFALGDRVGVAWLRRTDGTCRYCLRGSENLCPASVYTGWDADGGYAEYTTVPAAYAYRLPDDVDDIALAPLLCAGIIGYRALLRASLPPGGRLGLYGFGGSAHLCAQLAVAQRATVHVLTRDPAARRLALDLGAASARGAYDEPPEPLDSAILFAPVGDLVPVALRALDRGGVLSVAGIHLSDTPPLRYESELFYEKELRSVTSNTREDGRNFLALAARHGVRATTHRYPLSEAQQALKDLEAGRFDGAAVLVNDLPPRT, from the coding sequence ATGAGGGCATGGGAAGTGGCCCGGCCCGGGCCGATCGGCGGAGATCCGCTGCGCTTCGTCGAGAAGCCGGTGCCGACGCCGGGGTCCGACGAGCTCCTCGTGCACGTCCGCGCGTGCGGGGTGTGCCGTACCGATCTGCATGTCGCCGAGGGCGACCTCCCCGTGCACCGGCCGGGGGTGACACCGGGGCACGAGGTCGTAGGCGTGGTCGCGGGGACGGGCGACGACGTGAGCGGCTTCGCCCTCGGCGACCGGGTGGGCGTCGCCTGGCTGCGCCGTACGGACGGCACGTGCCGATACTGCCTGCGCGGCTCGGAGAATCTCTGCCCGGCGTCCGTGTACACCGGCTGGGACGCCGACGGCGGCTACGCGGAGTACACGACCGTCCCGGCCGCCTACGCCTACCGGCTGCCCGACGACGTGGACGACATCGCCCTGGCACCGCTGCTGTGCGCAGGCATCATCGGCTACCGCGCGCTGCTGAGGGCCTCGCTGCCGCCGGGCGGGCGTCTCGGGCTGTACGGCTTCGGCGGCAGCGCCCACCTGTGCGCCCAGCTCGCCGTCGCGCAGCGCGCCACCGTGCACGTACTGACCCGCGACCCGGCCGCCCGGCGGCTGGCGCTCGACCTCGGCGCCGCGTCCGCCCGCGGGGCGTACGACGAGCCACCCGAGCCGCTGGACAGCGCGATCCTGTTCGCGCCGGTCGGTGACCTGGTCCCGGTCGCGCTGCGGGCACTGGACCGGGGCGGGGTCCTGTCGGTCGCGGGGATCCACCTGAGCGACACCCCGCCGCTGCGCTACGAGAGCGAGCTGTTCTACGAGAAGGAGCTGCGCAGCGTCACCTCCAATACGCGCGAGGACGGCCGGAACTTCCTGGCGCTCGCGGCCCGGCACGGTGTACGCGCCACCACGCACAGGTACCCGCTCTCCGAGGCGCAGCAAGCCCTCAAGGACCTCGAGGCGGGCCGTTTCGACGGGGCGGCCGTCCTGGTGAACGACCTTCCGCCACGGACTTGA
- a CDS encoding PP2C family protein-serine/threonine phosphatase encodes MTGRGGEDSEGMPTPLGAMDDAVESIGTTLDERTTCSELAAFACRHFSDAAAVDLLPADVPAAQQTPDPDLSRVAMAGSTDLLTPWTPHGSRPLSVRALDEGHPITASIDLSGLVPRRVMTVPLLAHGRLYGVLLAVRQGPAFTDAETTGTHYAARLAAVHLGHARQHNAVRSTVLSLQRALLAEPGRPHPNLDLATRYLPAGGSTLVGGDWFETVRLHFGRTLLVVGDVMGHGLDAAVDMNAYRSMLRYVASTDLPPHRVLRRLDAAVAEDGIRRPATCLLVQVDPARGTAAIAAAGHLPPVVFAGDGTGELLDLPVGPPLGTGIGGYEPATRALAPDDTLFMFTDGLVERRSEDIDESLARLAGLRLPPGAAVEAQLDEVLLKLDARHAEDDVAVMAARIRRRHPT; translated from the coding sequence ATGACGGGCCGAGGCGGTGAGGACTCCGAGGGCATGCCGACGCCGCTCGGTGCGATGGACGACGCCGTCGAGTCGATCGGCACCACTTTGGACGAGCGGACCACGTGCAGCGAGCTCGCCGCTTTCGCGTGCCGGCACTTCAGCGACGCCGCGGCGGTGGATCTGCTGCCCGCGGACGTCCCGGCCGCCCAGCAGACGCCCGATCCGGACCTCTCCCGTGTCGCCATGGCGGGCAGCACCGACCTGCTGACCCCGTGGACCCCGCACGGCTCGCGGCCGCTGTCCGTCCGGGCGCTGGACGAGGGGCATCCGATCACCGCCTCGATCGATCTGTCCGGCCTGGTCCCGCGGCGGGTCATGACGGTGCCGCTGCTCGCGCACGGGCGCCTGTACGGGGTGCTGCTGGCCGTCCGGCAGGGGCCGGCGTTCACCGACGCGGAGACCACCGGCACGCACTACGCGGCACGTCTCGCCGCCGTCCATCTCGGCCATGCGCGCCAGCACAACGCCGTGCGCAGCACGGTCCTCAGCCTCCAGCGGGCACTGCTGGCGGAACCGGGCCGACCGCATCCCAACCTCGATCTGGCCACCCGCTATCTGCCGGCCGGGGGCAGCACTCTGGTGGGCGGCGACTGGTTCGAGACCGTACGGCTGCACTTCGGGCGCACCCTGCTGGTCGTGGGCGACGTCATGGGGCACGGTCTGGACGCGGCGGTGGACATGAACGCGTACCGCTCGATGCTGCGCTATGTCGCCTCCACGGATCTGCCGCCGCACCGGGTGCTGCGCCGCCTGGACGCCGCGGTCGCCGAGGACGGCATCCGGCGTCCGGCCACCTGTCTGCTCGTCCAGGTCGACCCGGCACGCGGCACGGCGGCGATCGCCGCGGCCGGGCACCTGCCTCCGGTGGTCTTCGCCGGGGACGGCACCGGTGAACTGCTGGACCTGCCGGTCGGTCCCCCGCTGGGCACCGGGATCGGCGGCTACGAGCCGGCCACCCGCGCGCTCGCGCCCGACGACACCCTGTTCATGTTCACCGACGGTCTGGTGGAGCGCCGCAGCGAGGACATCGACGAGTCGCTCGCCCGGCTGGCCGGGCTGCGGCTGCCGCCGGGGGCGGCCGTCGAAGCGCAGCTCGACGAGGTCCTCCTCAAGCTCGACGCCCGTCACGCGGAGGACGATGTGGCGGTGATGGCCGCCCGCATCCGCCGCCGGCACCCGACGTGA
- a CDS encoding STAS domain-containing protein yields MSEHALERINGVSWPLPSDHAHLYAGAGLLLVELRGDIDLAAVLHVHPWLDSVAALPARLHIVDLRPTTFIDSTGLGMVLRFRERVTCTEMDFGLLCTRRAHRLLRAHGTWDVLCPAATLGEVLAGQHRRSAR; encoded by the coding sequence TTGAGCGAGCACGCCCTGGAGCGGATCAACGGCGTCTCCTGGCCACTGCCCAGCGACCACGCCCACCTCTACGCGGGAGCCGGTCTGCTGCTCGTCGAACTGCGCGGCGACATCGACCTGGCCGCCGTCCTCCACGTGCACCCGTGGCTGGACTCGGTCGCGGCCCTGCCCGCCCGGCTGCACATCGTGGACCTGCGCCCCACGACGTTCATCGACAGCACTGGCCTGGGCATGGTGCTGCGCTTCCGCGAGCGGGTGACGTGTACCGAGATGGACTTCGGCCTGCTCTGTACGCGCCGCGCCCACCGGCTGCTTCGCGCGCACGGCACGTGGGACGTGCTCTGCCCTGCGGCCACACTGGGCGAAGTCCTCGCCGGGCAGCACCGGCGGAGCGCCCGCTGA
- a CDS encoding response regulator transcription factor: MRPHLALIEDDPDFALMCRTYLERAGFTVSWAIDARAGKAAMYDGGIDLVVLDLGLPDGSGLELLRALRSTSRLPVIVVSGRGGEADRVAGLEIGADDYLVKPFSQRELVARIRAVLRRSQPPDVPVVLEVGALRVDTAAHQATVAGIPLTLRPKEYALLELLARSPGRVFSAEQLLEQIWGASWQQPATVVEHVYRLRGKLSGLPRPAPRITTVRGFGYRLDP; encoded by the coding sequence ATGCGTCCTCACCTCGCGCTGATAGAAGACGATCCGGATTTCGCACTGATGTGCCGTACCTATCTCGAGCGTGCGGGGTTCACCGTCAGCTGGGCGATCGACGCCCGGGCCGGCAAGGCCGCCATGTACGACGGCGGCATCGACCTGGTCGTCCTCGATCTGGGGCTGCCGGACGGCAGTGGCCTGGAACTGCTGCGCGCCCTGCGCTCCACCAGCCGCCTCCCGGTGATCGTCGTATCCGGGCGCGGCGGTGAGGCGGACCGAGTGGCGGGCCTGGAGATCGGCGCGGACGACTACCTGGTCAAACCCTTCTCTCAGCGCGAACTCGTCGCCAGAATCCGTGCGGTGCTGCGCCGTTCCCAGCCTCCCGACGTACCGGTCGTCCTGGAGGTCGGGGCGCTGCGCGTCGACACGGCGGCGCATCAGGCCACCGTCGCGGGCATCCCGCTGACGCTGCGGCCCAAGGAGTACGCCCTGTTGGAGCTGCTGGCCCGCTCCCCCGGCCGGGTCTTCTCCGCCGAGCAGCTGCTCGAGCAGATCTGGGGAGCGTCCTGGCAGCAGCCCGCGACCGTCGTCGAACACGTCTACCGGCTGCGCGGCAAGCTCTCCGGACTCCCCAGGCCCGCACCGCGGATCACCACGGTGCGCGGCTTCGGCTACCGACTCGATCCCTGA